A genomic segment from Zonotrichia albicollis isolate bZonAlb1 chromosome 21, bZonAlb1.hap1, whole genome shotgun sequence encodes:
- the LOC102065356 gene encoding lipocalin-15 — translation MAAALPSLALALLCLLQAGAQVPVQPDLDTEKFAGEWHVTAIASNCSVFLKMKDGMKSSMAIVSFTPEGDLAMKLVLPLMDKCQEFELLFQQSGQAGRYMGAQEKRNLCVMETDYSHYAVLHEVHSETEPSTALQLLTREQDVSPQLLQKFKELIPTMGLTQDMLAILPKSDQCIGDMS, via the exons atggcagcagcactgcccagcctggctctagccctgctctgcctgctgcaggcaggagcccAGGTGCCCGTGCAGCCAGACCTGGACACCGAGAAG tttgcagGGGAGTGGCATGTCACAGCCATTGCTTCCAACTGCTCCGTCTTCCTGAAGATGAAGGATGGGATGAAGTCATCCATGGCCATCGTCAGCTTCACACCAGAAGGGGACCTGGCCATGAAGTTGGTCTTACCCCT GATGGACAAATGCCAAGAGTTTGAGCTGCTCTTCCAGCAGAGTGGGCAGGCGGGGCGCTACATGG GAGCACAAGAGAAGAGGAATCTGTGTGTGATGGAGACAGACTACAGCCACTACGCTGTCCTGCATGAGGTCCACAGTgagacagagcccagcacagcgctgCAGCTCCTCA caagGGAGCAGGACGTGagcccccagctcctgcagaagtTCAAGGAGCTCATCCCCACCATGGGCCTGACCCAGGACATGCTGGCCATCCTGCCCAAGTCAG ATCAATGCATCGGGGACATGAG ctga
- the LOC102065537 gene encoding lipocalin isoform X2, giving the protein MQTMLFSILGLALLGTLHAQDSIPVQADFQQDKLTGRWYSIGLASNSNWFKEKRHLMKMCTTIISTTAEGNLEVTSTYPKGDQCVTRNSLYTKTEQPGRYSYTSPRWGSKHNIHVVETNYEEYALVATQISKSTGPSTMVLLYSRTKELSPERLEMFTQFSRGQGLTDDEILILPQTDKCMADAA; this is encoded by the exons ATGCAGACCATGCTGTTCAGCATcctggggctggccctgctcgGGACACTGCACGCGCAGGACAGCATTCCTGTCCAGGCTGACTTCCAGCAGGACAAG CTCACAGGGAGATGGTACAGCATCGGCCTGGCCTCCAACTCTAACTGGTTCAAGGAGAAGAGGCACCTGATGAAGATGTGCACAACCATCATCTCCACCACAGCAGAGGGGAACCTGGAAGTTACCTCCACCTACCCCAA gggTGACCAGTGCGTGACGAGGAACAGTCTTTACACCAAGACAGAGCAGCCGGGGCGCTACAGCTACACCAGCCCAC gctggggcagcaaGCACAACATCCATGTGGTGGAGACCAACTACGAAGAGTACGCCTTGGTGGCCACCCAGATCTCCAAGAGCACTGGTCCCTCCACCATGGTGCTGCTCTACA GCCGGACAAAGGAGCTGAGTCCCGAACGCCTGGAGATGTTCACCCAGTTCTCCAGGGGGCAGGGCCTGACCGACGATGAGATCCTCATCCTGCCCCAGACAG ACAAATGCATGGCAGATGCTGCTTAG
- the LOC102065537 gene encoding lipocalin isoform X1 yields MQTMLFSILGLALLGTLHAQDSIPVQADFQQDKLTGRWYSIGLASNSNWFKEKRHLMKMCTTIISTTAEGNLEVTSTYPKGDQCVTRNSLYTKTEQPGRYSYTSPRECSASVGQPRTCSQPCCPCFCLVADLELRAELCPMFPTGWGSKHNIHVVETNYEEYALVATQISKSTGPSTMVLLYSRTKELSPERLEMFTQFSRGQGLTDDEILILPQTDKCMADAA; encoded by the exons ATGCAGACCATGCTGTTCAGCATcctggggctggccctgctcgGGACACTGCACGCGCAGGACAGCATTCCTGTCCAGGCTGACTTCCAGCAGGACAAG CTCACAGGGAGATGGTACAGCATCGGCCTGGCCTCCAACTCTAACTGGTTCAAGGAGAAGAGGCACCTGATGAAGATGTGCACAACCATCATCTCCACCACAGCAGAGGGGAACCTGGAAGTTACCTCCACCTACCCCAA gggTGACCAGTGCGTGACGAGGAACAGTCTTTACACCAAGACAGAGCAGCCGGGGCGCTACAGCTACACCAGCCCACGTGAGTGCTCAGCTTCCGTGGGGCAGCCCCGGAcatgctcccagccctgctgtccctgcttctGCCTTGTGGCTGATttggagctcagggctgagctgtgccccaTGTTCcccacaggctggggcagcaaGCACAACATCCATGTGGTGGAGACCAACTACGAAGAGTACGCCTTGGTGGCCACCCAGATCTCCAAGAGCACTGGTCCCTCCACCATGGTGCTGCTCTACA GCCGGACAAAGGAGCTGAGTCCCGAACGCCTGGAGATGTTCACCCAGTTCTCCAGGGGGCAGGGCCTGACCGACGATGAGATCCTCATCCTGCCCCAGACAG ACAAATGCATGGCAGATGCTGCTTAG